The following proteins are encoded in a genomic region of Methylobacterium tardum:
- the ruvX gene encoding Holliday junction resolvase RuvX, which produces MNHDAIRAFSAASRGGARLIGIDLGTKTIGLALSDLGRQIATPLETIRRVKFTPDAQRLAALCRQHAVGGLVVGLPLNMDGSEGPRVQSTRAFIRNLAPILPLPHVFFGERLSTAVVTRALIEADASRARRGELVDKLAAAYILQGCLDVMRHLADVDADPLTD; this is translated from the coding sequence ATGAATCACGACGCGATCCGCGCCTTCTCGGCGGCCTCCCGCGGCGGCGCGCGCCTCATCGGCATCGACCTCGGCACCAAGACGATCGGACTCGCCCTCTCGGATCTGGGACGCCAGATCGCGACGCCGCTGGAGACGATCCGGCGGGTCAAGTTCACCCCGGACGCGCAGCGCCTCGCCGCCCTGTGCCGCCAGCACGCGGTCGGCGGCCTCGTGGTCGGCCTGCCCCTCAACATGGACGGCAGCGAGGGCCCGCGGGTGCAATCCACCCGCGCCTTCATCCGTAATCTCGCGCCGATCCTGCCCCTGCCCCACGTCTTCTTCGGCGAGCGCCTGTCGACCGCGGTGGTGACCCGAGCGCTGATCGAGGCCGATGCGTCCCGCGCGCGGCGCGGCGAGCTCGTGGACAAGCTCGCCGCCGCCTACATCCTGCAGGGCTGCCTCGACGTGATGCGCCACCTCGCCGATGTCGACGCGGATCCGCTCACCGACTGA
- the plsY gene encoding glycerol-3-phosphate 1-O-acyltransferase PlsY, translating to MLPDLATVSALGGLALGYALGSIPFGLILTRFAGLGDVRAIGSGNIGATNVLRTGRKGLAAATLLGDALKGTAAVLIAKNLGEGPALAAGLGAFLGHLFPVWLGFKGGKGVATFIGVLLAFSPPALGIFAIIWLGLAFALKYSSLAALAASAATPVVLWALGAPAQALLFLLMGVLLWWKHAPNIRRLASGTEGRIGQKG from the coding sequence ATGCTGCCGGATCTCGCGACGGTTTCCGCCCTCGGCGGCCTGGCCCTGGGTTACGCGCTGGGCTCGATCCCGTTCGGGCTGATCCTCACCCGCTTCGCCGGGCTCGGCGATGTGCGGGCGATCGGATCGGGCAATATCGGCGCCACCAACGTCCTGCGGACCGGCCGGAAAGGACTCGCGGCCGCCACCCTGCTGGGCGATGCCCTGAAGGGCACCGCCGCCGTCCTGATCGCCAAGAACCTGGGCGAGGGCCCAGCGCTCGCGGCCGGCCTCGGCGCATTCCTCGGCCACCTGTTCCCGGTCTGGCTCGGATTCAAGGGCGGCAAAGGCGTGGCGACGTTCATCGGCGTTCTTCTCGCCTTCAGCCCGCCGGCGCTCGGGATCTTCGCGATCATCTGGCTCGGTCTCGCCTTCGCGCTCAAGTATTCGTCGCTGGCGGCGCTGGCCGCCTCGGCCGCGACACCTGTCGTTCTGTGGGCACTCGGCGCACCGGCGCAAGCTTTGCTGTTCCTCCTCATGGGCGTGCTGCTATGGTGGAAGCACGCGCCCAACATCCGCCGACTCGCGTCCGGCACCGAGGGGCGCATCGGCCAGAAGGGCTGA
- a CDS encoding dihydroorotase produces the protein MSSYLLANATLLDPETGAETAGAVLVRDGRISDVASGAAPGAPGDAKRIDCAGRVLAPGLIDMRAFVGEPGAEHRETLASASAAAAAGGVTTLVCMPDTNPVIDGPAIADFVLRRARDTASVNVLPAAAITKGLAGREMTEFGLLKEAGAVAFTDGLRAVSNAQVLRRALTYARDFDALIMQHVEETDLVAEGVMNEGELASRLGLMGIPREAETVMLERDIRLVRLTGARYHAAMISCADSVEIVRRAKQDGLPVTCGVSVNNLVLNENDIGHYRTFCRLSPPLRHEVDRQAVVQALGEGVIDVVVSDHNPQDVETKRLPFAEAADGALGIETLLGASLRLVHTGDLALSKLITALTVNPARILGRDAGRLSAGAPADLVLIDPDLPYVLDKRRLKSRSKNSPFDEARLQGAAVLTLVGGRIVHAADDLAAAA, from the coding sequence GTGAGCAGCTACCTTCTGGCCAACGCGACCCTGCTCGATCCCGAGACCGGTGCCGAGACCGCCGGCGCGGTCCTGGTCCGCGACGGCCGCATCAGCGATGTCGCGTCGGGAGCCGCCCCGGGCGCGCCGGGCGATGCCAAGCGGATCGACTGCGCCGGCCGGGTGCTCGCCCCGGGGCTGATCGACATGCGCGCCTTCGTGGGCGAGCCGGGCGCCGAGCACCGGGAGACCCTGGCCTCGGCGAGCGCCGCGGCGGCGGCGGGCGGTGTCACCACCCTGGTCTGCATGCCCGACACCAACCCGGTGATCGACGGGCCGGCCATCGCCGACTTCGTGCTCCGGCGCGCCCGCGACACTGCGAGCGTCAACGTCCTGCCCGCCGCCGCCATCACGAAGGGATTGGCCGGCCGGGAGATGACCGAATTCGGCCTGCTCAAGGAAGCCGGCGCCGTCGCCTTCACGGACGGCCTTCGCGCCGTGTCGAACGCCCAGGTGCTGCGGCGCGCGCTCACCTACGCCCGGGACTTCGACGCGCTGATCATGCAGCATGTCGAGGAGACGGATCTCGTCGCCGAGGGCGTGATGAACGAGGGCGAGCTCGCCTCGCGCCTCGGCCTGATGGGCATCCCGCGCGAGGCCGAGACCGTCATGCTGGAGCGGGACATACGCCTCGTCCGGCTCACCGGGGCCCGCTACCACGCCGCGATGATCTCCTGCGCCGATTCGGTGGAGATCGTGCGCCGGGCCAAGCAGGACGGCCTTCCGGTGACCTGCGGCGTGTCGGTGAACAACCTCGTGCTCAACGAGAACGACATCGGCCACTACCGGACCTTCTGCCGGCTCTCGCCGCCGCTGCGTCACGAGGTCGATCGCCAGGCCGTGGTCCAGGCGCTCGGCGAGGGCGTGATCGACGTCGTCGTCTCCGATCACAACCCGCAGGACGTCGAGACCAAGCGCCTGCCCTTCGCGGAGGCGGCGGACGGCGCCCTCGGGATCGAGACGCTGCTGGGCGCGTCCCTGCGCCTCGTCCATACCGGCGATCTCGCCCTGTCGAAGCTCATCACCGCGCTGACGGTGAACCCGGCCCGCATCCTCGGCCGCGACGCCGGACGGCTGTCCGCCGGGGCGCCGGCCGATCTGGTGCTGATCGATCCCGATCTGCCCTACGTGCTCGACAAGCGCCGGCTGAAATCCCGCTCGAAGAACTCGCCCTTCGATGAGGCCCGGCTGCAGGGTGCGGCGGTGCTCACGCTGGTCGGCGGGCGGATCGTCCACGCCGCCGACGACCTCGCGGCGGCCGCGTGA
- the hisF gene encoding imidazole glycerol phosphate synthase subunit HisF, whose protein sequence is MLKTRIIPCLDVKDGRVVKGVRFEGLRDAGDPVEAAKVYDAAGADELCFLDITASREARGTLLDIVSRTAEACFMPLTVGGGVRTVEDVRALLLAGADKVAINTSAVKDPDLVARAAEKFGAQCIVVAIDAKRVSGPGEPAAWEIFTHGGRDPTGIDAVAFARLVAEKGAGELLVTSMDKDGTRSGYDLALTRAISDAVHVPVIASGGVGGLDDLVAGVAEGGASAVLAASIFHFGQASVAEAKAHMAAAGLAMRLDGTASSARAPL, encoded by the coding sequence GTGCTCAAGACCCGCATCATCCCCTGCCTCGACGTGAAGGACGGGCGCGTCGTGAAGGGCGTGCGCTTCGAGGGCCTGCGCGACGCCGGCGACCCGGTCGAGGCCGCCAAGGTCTACGACGCGGCCGGCGCCGACGAGCTGTGCTTCCTCGACATCACGGCGAGCCGCGAGGCCCGCGGCACGCTGCTCGACATCGTCAGCCGCACCGCCGAGGCCTGCTTCATGCCGCTCACCGTGGGCGGCGGCGTGCGCACCGTCGAGGACGTCCGCGCCCTGCTGCTGGCGGGGGCCGACAAGGTCGCGATCAACACCTCGGCCGTGAAGGACCCGGATCTGGTCGCCCGCGCCGCCGAGAAGTTCGGCGCCCAGTGCATCGTGGTGGCGATCGACGCGAAGCGCGTGTCCGGGCCCGGCGAGCCTGCGGCCTGGGAGATCTTCACCCATGGCGGTCGCGACCCGACCGGCATCGACGCGGTGGCCTTCGCCCGGCTCGTCGCCGAGAAGGGCGCGGGCGAGCTGCTGGTCACCTCCATGGACAAGGACGGCACCCGCTCCGGCTACGACCTCGCCCTGACGCGGGCGATCAGCGACGCCGTCCACGTGCCGGTGATCGCCTCCGGCGGCGTCGGTGGGCTCGACGATCTCGTCGCCGGTGTCGCCGAGGGCGGCGCGAGCGCCGTGCTGGCGGCCTCGATCTTCCATTTCGGGCAGGCGAGCGTCGCCGAGGCCAAGGCCCATATGGCGGCGGCCGGGCTGGCCATGCGCCTCGACGGCACGGCATCTTCCGCGAGGGCGCCCCTGTGA
- a CDS encoding DUF29 domain-containing protein encodes MTALKTRPAPAGTAYADDFYTWTQEQSARLRSGDLTGLDRENLAEEIESLGKSQFASLVSALQIVLLHMLKFDFQPEMQSRSWAISIATHRVHIAEELSESPGLKGRLAEAVAKAYRVARLEAAKETGLVVKRFPETCPYTYQDIIDRSFAIDPEA; translated from the coding sequence ATGACGGCGTTGAAGACCCGGCCGGCTCCGGCCGGAACGGCCTACGCGGACGATTTCTACACCTGGACACAGGAGCAAAGCGCGCGCCTGCGGTCGGGCGATCTCACCGGCCTGGATCGCGAGAACCTGGCGGAGGAGATCGAGAGCTTGGGCAAAAGCCAGTTCGCCAGTCTGGTGAGCGCGTTGCAGATCGTGCTGCTGCATATGCTGAAGTTCGACTTCCAGCCAGAGATGCAGTCCCGGAGCTGGGCGATCTCAATTGCGACTCATCGGGTCCACATCGCTGAAGAACTCTCCGAGAGCCCCGGCCTGAAGGGCCGCCTCGCCGAAGCGGTAGCGAAGGCTTACCGCGTCGCCCGTCTCGAGGCTGCGAAAGAGACGGGTCTGGTCGTCAAGCGCTTCCCAGAAACCTGTCCCTACACCTATCAGGACATCATCGATCGCTCCTTCGCGATTGACCCCGAAGCCTGA
- the hisA gene encoding 1-(5-phosphoribosyl)-5-[(5-phosphoribosylamino)methylideneamino]imidazole-4-carboxamide isomerase, with protein sequence MILYPAIDLKEGRCVRLIQGDMAQAKVFGDDPAAQAAIFEAQGFPWLHVVDLDGAFAGAPRNAEAVDAILARVTIPVQLGGGIREMKTLEGWLSKGVARAIIGTAAVRDPGFVREAARKYPGKIAVGIDAKDGRVAVEGWAQTSSMTAEELGRRFEDAGVAAIIYTDIARDGILKGLNVEMTLALAQAVRIPVIASGGLASIDDVHRLLQPDCALIAGAITGRALYDGRIDPEAALKAIAAARGTTP encoded by the coding sequence GTGATCCTGTACCCGGCGATCGACCTGAAGGAGGGGCGTTGCGTCCGCCTGATCCAGGGGGACATGGCGCAGGCCAAGGTCTTCGGCGACGATCCGGCCGCCCAGGCCGCGATCTTCGAGGCGCAGGGCTTCCCCTGGCTCCACGTGGTCGATCTCGACGGCGCCTTCGCGGGCGCGCCGCGAAACGCGGAGGCGGTGGATGCGATCCTCGCGCGCGTGACGATCCCGGTTCAGCTCGGCGGCGGCATCCGCGAGATGAAGACCCTGGAGGGCTGGCTGAGCAAGGGTGTCGCCCGGGCGATCATCGGCACCGCAGCCGTGCGCGACCCCGGCTTCGTCCGGGAGGCCGCCCGCAAGTATCCGGGCAAGATCGCGGTCGGCATTGACGCAAAGGACGGCCGCGTCGCGGTCGAGGGCTGGGCGCAGACCTCCAGCATGACCGCGGAGGAGCTGGGGCGCCGCTTCGAGGACGCGGGCGTCGCGGCGATCATCTACACCGACATCGCCCGCGACGGCATCCTGAAGGGTCTCAACGTCGAGATGACCCTGGCGCTCGCCCAGGCGGTGCGCATCCCCGTCATCGCCTCGGGCGGCCTCGCGTCGATCGACGACGTGCATCGCCTGTTGCAGCCGGATTGCGCGCTCATCGCCGGCGCCATCACGGGGCGGGCCCTCTACGACGGCCGAATCGATCCGGAAGCGGCCCTAAAGGCGATCGCTGCGGCGCGCGGCACGACTCCGTGA
- the hisH gene encoding imidazole glycerol phosphate synthase subunit HisH, which translates to MSAETVAIIDYGSGNLHSAAKAFERAARESGRDARICLTSDPEVVAGADRVVLPGVGAYADCRRGLDAVPGMVEAMTQVAHEAGRPFLGICVGMQLLATRGLEYTTTPGLGWIPGDVGPIRPSDPALKVPHMGWNTLRAERDHALLAGIPTGEDGLHAYFVHSYALTPERPDDVVARAEYGGPVTALVARDNVAGTQFHPEKSQRLGLALIANFLTWRP; encoded by the coding sequence ATGAGTGCCGAGACGGTCGCGATCATCGATTACGGGTCGGGCAACCTCCATTCCGCCGCCAAGGCCTTCGAGCGCGCCGCCCGCGAGAGCGGGCGCGACGCGCGGATCTGCCTGACCTCGGACCCGGAGGTCGTGGCGGGGGCCGACCGGGTCGTTCTGCCCGGCGTCGGCGCCTACGCGGATTGCCGCCGCGGGCTCGATGCGGTCCCCGGCATGGTCGAGGCGATGACGCAGGTCGCTCACGAGGCCGGGCGCCCGTTCCTCGGGATCTGCGTGGGCATGCAGCTCCTGGCGACCCGGGGGCTCGAATACACCACCACGCCGGGCCTCGGCTGGATCCCCGGCGATGTCGGCCCGATCCGACCGTCGGATCCGGCCCTCAAGGTCCCCCATATGGGCTGGAACACCCTGCGGGCCGAGCGCGATCACGCGCTCCTGGCCGGCATTCCCACCGGCGAGGACGGGCTGCACGCCTATTTCGTGCACAGCTACGCGCTGACGCCCGAGCGGCCGGACGATGTTGTGGCGCGCGCCGAGTACGGCGGCCCGGTCACCGCTCTGGTCGCCCGGGACAATGTCGCCGGCACGCAGTTCCACCCCGAGAAGAGCCAGCGGCTCGGCCTCGCGCTGATCGCGAATTTCCTGACCTGGCGCCCGTGA
- a CDS encoding DUF2628 domain-containing protein — MRSYTLHLPADARPGESIGLDRAVLVPDGFVWPAFAFTVLWFLYHRLWIAALAVLVGLVALAIAGIAFGLPTGAGLIATLLAAWLIGLEASSLRRWTLARRGWPVRDAVIAATPEEAEARAIGRWLEASPNAPRPPFPSGPSRRAEPVIGLFPAQEGAR; from the coding sequence ATGCGCAGCTACACGCTCCACCTGCCCGCCGATGCGCGGCCGGGCGAGTCGATCGGCCTGGACCGGGCCGTGCTCGTGCCGGATGGTTTCGTATGGCCGGCCTTCGCCTTCACCGTTCTGTGGTTCCTGTACCACCGGCTGTGGATCGCGGCGCTGGCCGTCCTCGTCGGATTGGTCGCGCTGGCCATCGCGGGGATCGCCTTCGGGCTGCCCACCGGCGCCGGCCTCATCGCCACCCTGCTGGCCGCGTGGCTGATCGGGCTCGAAGCGTCGAGCCTGCGCCGCTGGACGCTGGCGCGTCGCGGCTGGCCGGTGCGTGACGCGGTCATCGCGGCGACGCCCGAGGAGGCGGAGGCCCGCGCGATCGGCCGGTGGCTGGAGGCGAGCCCGAATGCGCCGCGCCCGCCATTCCCCAGCGGCCCGAGCCGGCGCGCCGAGCCGGTGATCGGCCTGTTCCCTGCCCAGGAAGGCGCCCGATGA
- the hisB gene encoding imidazoleglycerol-phosphate dehydratase HisB, producing the protein MRSATISRKTAETDIAVTVSLDGTGRSTIATGIGFLDHMLDLLARHALFDLDVKVDGDLHIDQHHSAEDCGIALGQAFAKALGDKRGVTRYADIHLPMDEALTRVCVDISGRPFLVFRTAFRVEKIGNFDTELVREWFQAFAMNAGLTLHVETLYGDNAHHIAESCFKGLARALRKAVAIDPREEGRVPSTKGSL; encoded by the coding sequence ATGCGCAGCGCCACCATCAGCCGGAAGACCGCGGAGACCGATATCGCGGTCACGGTCTCGCTCGACGGGACCGGGCGATCGACGATCGCCACCGGCATCGGCTTCCTCGACCACATGCTGGATTTGCTGGCGCGGCATGCCCTGTTCGATCTGGACGTGAAGGTCGACGGCGATCTCCACATTGACCAGCATCATTCGGCCGAGGATTGCGGTATTGCGCTGGGCCAAGCCTTCGCCAAGGCGCTCGGTGACAAGCGCGGCGTCACGCGCTACGCCGACATCCACCTGCCCATGGACGAGGCGCTGACCCGGGTCTGCGTCGACATCTCCGGTCGACCGTTCCTCGTGTTCCGCACCGCCTTCCGGGTGGAGAAGATCGGCAATTTCGACACTGAACTGGTGCGCGAGTGGTTCCAGGCCTTCGCGATGAATGCCGGGCTGACCCTCCACGTCGAGACCCTGTACGGCGACAACGCGCACCACATCGCCGAGAGCTGCTTCAAGGGACTGGCGCGCGCCTTGCGGAAGGCGGTGGCGATCGATCCGCGCGAGGAGGGACGCGTTCCCTCCACGAAGGGCTCCCTGTAG
- a CDS encoding S-methyl-5'-thioadenosine phosphorylase translates to MTAAVLGVMGGSGVYDLPGLEDVREERVASPWGEPSDALRIGRIGDTQVVFLARHGRGHRLSPSGINYRANIDALKRAGVTDLVALSACGSFREELPPGLFVLVDQFVDRTHGRASSFFGDGCVAHVSLAHPVGPGLQARIANAARAEDIAVHRGGTYVCMEGPQFSSLAESRAYKAQGFDVIGMTNMPEAKLAREAEITYATIAMVTDYDCWHPGHDAVDVASVIAVARANADKAARLVSRLARDFPAEREPCPAGSHRALDGAIMTAPSVRDPALLAKLDAVAGRVLNG, encoded by the coding sequence ATGACGGCAGCGGTCCTCGGGGTGATGGGTGGGTCCGGCGTCTACGATCTGCCGGGTCTGGAAGACGTGCGCGAGGAGCGGGTCGCCTCACCCTGGGGCGAGCCGTCGGACGCCCTGCGCATCGGACGGATCGGCGACACCCAGGTCGTGTTCCTGGCCCGGCACGGGCGGGGGCACCGGCTCTCGCCGTCGGGCATCAACTACCGCGCCAATATCGACGCGCTGAAGCGGGCCGGGGTCACCGATCTCGTCGCGCTCTCGGCCTGCGGCTCGTTCCGCGAGGAGCTGCCGCCGGGCCTGTTCGTGCTGGTCGACCAGTTCGTCGACCGTACGCACGGGCGCGCCTCGTCATTCTTCGGCGACGGCTGCGTCGCCCACGTCTCCCTGGCCCATCCGGTCGGCCCGGGCCTGCAGGCGCGGATCGCGAATGCCGCCAGGGCTGAGGACATCGCGGTGCATCGCGGCGGCACCTATGTCTGCATGGAAGGCCCGCAATTCTCGTCGCTCGCCGAGTCCCGGGCCTACAAGGCGCAGGGCTTCGACGTGATCGGCATGACCAACATGCCCGAGGCCAAGCTCGCCCGCGAGGCGGAGATCACCTACGCGACCATCGCGATGGTCACCGATTACGATTGCTGGCACCCGGGCCACGACGCCGTGGACGTGGCCTCCGTCATCGCGGTCGCCCGCGCGAATGCCGACAAGGCGGCCCGGCTGGTGTCCCGGCTGGCGCGCGACTTCCCGGCCGAGCGCGAGCCCTGCCCGGCGGGCTCGCACCGGGCGCTCGACGGGGCGATCATGACCGCGCCGTCGGTCCGCGACCCCGCGCTGCTCGCCAAGCTCGATGCCGTGGCGGGTCGGGTGCTGAACGGATAG
- a CDS encoding cytochrome c1, with product MMMTRVLSTTAAAALAALLIGAVPVSAQEGHGGPIPARVSWSFAGVFGRFDTAQLQRGFQVYKEVCSSCHSMKLVSFRNLAQEGGPDFSTGQVKALAATYQVKDGPNDSGEMFDRPGRPADTFPPPFPNDQAAAAANGGKAPPDFSVIAKARTFSRGSLYFLTDWLPFIGYSEQGPDYIHALINGYEEPPKDFTVPDGGHYNKYYPGHIIAMPPPITDGQVSYPKNDQGQPVVPETVDQYGKDVAAFLMWTAEPHMMDRKALGFRVILFLIVLSGLLYYVKKKVWADVGGEVHGLQPELHKTY from the coding sequence ATGATGATGACCCGTGTCCTCTCGACGACCGCCGCGGCCGCCTTGGCGGCCCTGCTGATCGGCGCCGTGCCGGTCTCCGCCCAGGAAGGGCATGGCGGGCCGATCCCGGCCCGCGTGAGCTGGAGCTTCGCCGGCGTGTTCGGCCGCTTCGACACCGCGCAGTTGCAGCGCGGCTTCCAAGTCTACAAGGAGGTCTGCTCCTCCTGCCACTCGATGAAGCTGGTCTCCTTCCGCAACCTCGCGCAAGAGGGTGGGCCGGATTTCAGCACCGGACAGGTCAAGGCCCTGGCGGCGACCTATCAGGTGAAGGACGGGCCCAACGATTCCGGCGAGATGTTCGACCGGCCCGGCCGGCCGGCCGACACGTTCCCGCCGCCCTTCCCGAACGACCAGGCGGCCGCCGCGGCCAACGGCGGCAAGGCGCCGCCCGATTTCTCGGTGATCGCCAAGGCGCGGACCTTCTCCCGCGGCTCGCTCTACTTCCTGACCGACTGGCTGCCGTTCATCGGCTATTCGGAGCAGGGCCCCGACTACATCCACGCCCTGATCAACGGCTACGAAGAGCCGCCGAAGGATTTCACGGTTCCGGATGGCGGCCACTACAACAAGTACTATCCCGGCCACATCATCGCGATGCCGCCGCCGATCACCGACGGGCAGGTGAGCTATCCCAAGAACGACCAGGGCCAACCGGTCGTCCCCGAGACGGTCGACCAGTACGGCAAGGACGTCGCGGCCTTCCTGATGTGGACGGCCGAGCCGCACATGATGGACCGCAAGGCCCTCGGCTTCCGGGTGATCCTGTTCCTGATCGTGCTGTCCGGGCTGCTCTACTACGTGAAGAAGAAGGTCTGGGCCGATGTCGGCGGCGAGGTCCACGGCCTCCAGCCGGAACTGCACAAAACCTACTGA
- a CDS encoding cytochrome b, whose protein sequence is MSGTASTYVPKSRVAKWFEARLPIVGLVHSSFVAFPVPRNLNYFWTFGAILIAFLGIQIVTGVWLAMHYEPSATGAFNSVEKIMRDVNYGWLLRYAHANGASMFFVAVYLHMFRNLYYGSYKAPREVLYILGVVIYLLMMATAFLGYTLPWGQMSFWGATVITNILAAIPVVGDTIQTLLWGGYSVGNPTVNRFFSLHYLLPWMIAGVVVLHVWALHVTGQNNPVGIPIKSGKDAVPFTPYATIKDVFAVCVFMILFSWFLFYQPNYLGHADNYIQANPAVTPAHIVPEWYFLPFYAILRAVPSKLGGVILMFSAVIILAFAPWLDTSRIRSCNYRPIYRQFFWVFVGATLLLGWLGSQPPEGGYVLAAQICTAYYFAHFLIVMPLCGLFETPKKLPGSILESVTGPGKQVSGSGMPAGAAAAPTTKG, encoded by the coding sequence ATGAGCGGAACGGCCAGCACCTACGTCCCCAAGAGCCGCGTGGCCAAATGGTTCGAGGCGCGCCTGCCCATCGTCGGGCTGGTGCATTCCTCGTTCGTGGCCTTCCCGGTCCCCCGCAACCTCAACTACTTCTGGACCTTCGGGGCGATCCTGATCGCCTTCCTCGGCATCCAGATCGTCACCGGCGTCTGGCTGGCGATGCATTACGAGCCTTCGGCGACGGGAGCCTTCAACTCCGTCGAGAAGATCATGCGCGACGTGAATTACGGCTGGCTGCTGCGCTACGCGCACGCCAACGGCGCCTCGATGTTCTTCGTCGCCGTGTACCTGCACATGTTCCGCAACCTCTATTACGGGTCCTACAAGGCCCCGCGTGAGGTTCTCTACATCCTCGGCGTCGTGATCTACCTGCTGATGATGGCGACCGCCTTCCTGGGCTACACGCTGCCCTGGGGTCAGATGAGCTTCTGGGGCGCCACCGTCATCACCAACATCCTGGCGGCGATCCCGGTAGTGGGCGACACCATCCAGACGCTGCTCTGGGGCGGCTACTCGGTCGGCAACCCGACGGTGAACCGCTTCTTCTCGCTGCACTACCTGCTGCCGTGGATGATCGCCGGCGTCGTCGTGCTGCACGTCTGGGCGCTGCACGTCACCGGCCAGAACAACCCGGTCGGCATCCCGATCAAGTCCGGCAAGGACGCGGTGCCGTTCACGCCCTACGCGACGATCAAGGACGTGTTCGCCGTCTGCGTGTTCATGATCCTGTTCTCGTGGTTCCTGTTCTACCAGCCGAACTATCTCGGCCACGCCGACAACTACATCCAGGCGAACCCGGCGGTGACGCCCGCGCACATCGTGCCCGAATGGTACTTCCTGCCGTTCTACGCGATCCTGCGCGCGGTCCCGAGCAAGCTCGGCGGCGTGATCCTGATGTTCTCGGCGGTGATCATCCTGGCCTTCGCGCCCTGGCTCGACACGTCGCGGATCCGCTCGTGCAACTACCGGCCGATCTACCGGCAGTTCTTCTGGGTGTTCGTCGGCGCCACCCTGCTGCTCGGCTGGCTCGGCTCGCAGCCGCCGGAGGGCGGCTACGTGCTCGCCGCGCAGATCTGCACCGCCTACTACTTCGCTCACTTCCTCATCGTCATGCCGCTCTGCGGCCTGTTCGAGACGCCGAAGAAGCTGCCCGGCTCGATCCTCGAGAGCGTCACCGGGCCGGGCAAGCAGGTGAGCGGGTCCGGCATGCCGGCGGGCGCCGCCGCCGCTCCGACCACCAAGGGCTGA
- the petA gene encoding ubiquinol-cytochrome c reductase iron-sulfur subunit has translation MEFRILANTSAAAPAASGPEGSRRDFLYLATGAGLAVGAAAAAWPLISSMAPDADTIAAGAPIEVDLTPIQDGQIVNVFWRGKLIFVRKLTEKEVGDMKSVPLSAMIDPAAFTTRVKNGHDQWLVVYGNCTHLGCVPIGHQGNFEGWACPCHGSQFDAVGRVRHGPAPINLPIPPYAFETDTKIRIGEGGKEAA, from the coding sequence ATGGAGTTCCGAATCTTGGCGAACACATCAGCAGCCGCTCCCGCGGCCTCCGGGCCTGAGGGCAGCCGTCGTGACTTCTTGTACCTAGCCACCGGCGCCGGGCTGGCGGTGGGGGCCGCGGCCGCGGCCTGGCCGCTGATCTCATCCATGGCACCCGATGCCGACACGATCGCCGCCGGCGCGCCGATCGAGGTCGACCTGACGCCGATCCAGGACGGGCAGATCGTCAACGTCTTCTGGCGCGGCAAGCTGATCTTCGTGCGCAAGCTCACCGAGAAGGAGGTGGGCGACATGAAGTCCGTCCCGCTCTCGGCGATGATCGATCCGGCCGCCTTCACGACGCGCGTCAAGAACGGTCACGATCAGTGGCTGGTGGTGTACGGCAACTGCACGCATCTGGGCTGCGTGCCGATCGGCCACCAGGGCAATTTCGAGGGCTGGGCCTGCCCGTGCCACGGCTCGCAATTCGACGCGGTGGGACGCGTGCGCCACGGACCGGCGCCGATCAACCTGCCGATCCCGCCCTACGCCTTCGAGACGGACACGAAGATCCGGATCGGCGAGGGCGGCAAGGAAGCGGCCTGA